The following proteins come from a genomic window of Coffea arabica cultivar ET-39 chromosome 11c, Coffea Arabica ET-39 HiFi, whole genome shotgun sequence:
- the LOC113717241 gene encoding phosphoribosylformylglycinamidine cyclo-ligase, chloroplastic, giving the protein MSTSYGASKEILQCITTEVIPRRELFVKDSNVSMLKSSRLSQKFLVSSGVCTKFHCRSRKTTIVLSMPSSSRDEKAEDEADRLTYKDAGVDIDAGSDLVRRIAKMAPGIGGFGGLYPLAGDSYLVAGTDGVGTKLKLAFETGIHETIGIDLVAMSVNDIVTSGAKPLFFLDYFATSHLDVDLAEKVIKGIVDGCQQSDCTLLGGETAEMPDFYAHGEYDISGFAVGIVKKDSVIDGKNITVGDILLGLPSSGVHSNGFSLVRRVLNRSGLSLKDQLPGGLVTLGEALMVPTVIYVKQVLDLVSKGGIKGIAHITGGGFTDNIPRVFPRGLGAAIYKDSWVVPPVFNWIQEAGRIDDAEMRRTFNMGIGMVLVVDKEAATRILEDGQGTNSMYCIGEVVSGEGVSYHY; this is encoded by the exons ATGTCTACGTCCTATGGAGCAAGTAAAGAAATATTGCAGTGCATTACAACTGAAGTAATTCCTCGCCGAGAGTTGTTTGTTAAGGACTCAAATGTGTCGATGCTGAAGTCAAGTCGCCTCTCacagaaatttttggtgtcatctggagtgtgtacaaaatttcattgtagAAGTAGAAAAACTACCATTGTCCTGTCGATGCCAAGTAGTAGTCGTGATGAAAAAGCTGAAGATGAGGCTGACAGACTTACATATAAGGATGCTGGTGTTGACATTGATGCTGGATCTGATCTGGTTAGAAGAATTGCCAAGATGGCACCTGGAATTGGAGGATTTGGAGGGTTATATCCTTTAG CGGGTGATTCATATCTTGTGGCCGGTACCGATGGTGTAGGAACAAAACTCAAGCTTGCATTTGAAACTGGAATTCATGAGACCATTGGGATTGATTTG GTTGCAATGAGTGTCAATGACATTGTCACCTCGGGAGCAAAGCCTTTATTTTTCCTTGATTACTTTGCTACCAGCCATCTTGACGTTGATCTTGCTGAAAAA GTCATAAAGGGTATTGTTGATGGTTGCCAACAGTCTGATTGCACTCTTTTGGGAGGAGAG ACTGCAGAAATGCCAGATTTCTATGCACATGGTGAATACGATATCAGTGGTTTTGCAGTCGGCATTGTCAAAAAGGATTCTGTAATTGATGGGAAAAACATTACAGTTGGAGACATTCTTCTTGGTCTACCATCAAGTGGAGTCCATTCAaatggattttctttggttagaAG GGTTCTCAACCGAAGTGGTCTTTCGCTGAAGGACCAACTTCCTGGTGGATTAGTCACACTAGGCGAAGCTTTGATGGTACCAACCGTCATTTATGTTAAGCAG GTGCTGGACCTTGTTAGCAAGGGAGGCATTAAAGGTATAGCCCACATCACAGGTGGTGGTTTCACAGATAATATACCCCGAGTTTTTCCAAGGGGTCTTGGTGCTGCCATTTATAAGGACTCTTGGGTAGTTCCTCCCGTTTTCAATTGGATTCAAGAG GCGGGAAGAATAGATGATGCTGAGATGAGAAGGACCTTTAATATGGGGATAGGAATGGTATTAGTTGTTGACAAGGAGGCTGCAACCAGAATACTGGAGGATGGACAGGGGACAAATTCAATGTACTGCATTGGTGAGGTTGTGAGTGGTGAGGGAGTGAGCTATCACTATTAG
- the LOC113715416 gene encoding putative polyol transporter 1, with the protein MSSVLLGYDTGVMSGAMIYIQRDLKINDVQKEILVGTINVYSLLGSAIAGRTCDWIGRRYTIAMAGVIFFAGAILMACATNYAFLMFGRFVAGLGVGYALMIAPVYSAEISPRSIRGFITSFTEVFINFGVLLGYVSNYFFAKLATNLGWRFMMGVGAIPSVMLFVGGLIMPESPRWLMMHGRVGEASRILEKTSETLQEARERLADIKQAAGIPEDNHEEVVEVPNRQAGGRGAWREMFIHPTRAVLHITIAGIGLCFFQQASGIDSVVMYSPTIFEKAGITSDNGKLLATISVGVTKTIFILVSTFNIDKFGRRILLLTSTGGLVCSLLGLAIGLTVIDQHPTEKLTGAVAVCFFCVLSSVATFSMGMGPVAWVYSSEIFPLRLRALGSGLAAAMNRLVSGVILMTFISLYKAITIGGAFFLFAGIAFVAFIFFFTLLPETQGRGLEEMEEMFGTFFKWRSTVRELEERKKLKAEEGKKNDLA; encoded by the coding sequence ATGTCGTCAGTCCTACTTGGTTATGATACGGGAGTGATGAGTGGAGCAATGATCTACATACAGAGGGATCTTAAAATCAACGATGTACAAAAAGAAATCTTGGTGGGAACCATAAACGTCTACTCTCTCCTGGGTTCAGCCATTGCCGGTAGGACGTGCGACTGGATTGGCCGACGATACACCATAGCTATGGCAGGAGTAATCTTCTTTGCCGGGGCCATTTTAATGGCATGTGCCACCAACTATGCCTTCCTTATGTTCGGCCGGTTTGTTGCCGGACTCGGAGTCGGGTATGCTCTGATGATAGCCCCTGTATATTCTGCCGAGATCTCTCCAAGATCAATTCGGGGATTCATCACTTCTTTCACGGAAGTGTTCATCAACTTCGGCGTGTTGCTGGGATACGTGTCCAACTATTTTTTCGCCAAGCTTGCCACGAACTTGGGATGGAGATTCATGATGGGAGTTGGCGCAATTCCATCGGTAATGTTGTTCGTGGGGGGCTTGATCATGCCGGAATCGCCACGTTGGCTGATGATGCATGGCAGAGTAGGGGAAGCTAGTAGAATTTTGGAGAAAACCTCGGAAACTTTACAAGAAGCCCGGGAGAGGTTAGCCGACATTAAGCAGGCTGCTGGCATCCCCGAGGACAACCACGAAGAGGTGGTAGAGGTTCCCAACCGCCAAGCCGGCGGTAGAGGTGCATGGAGGGAAATGTTCATCCATCCCACACGGGCGGTTCTACACATCACGATTGCAGGCATCGGTTTATGCTTCTTCCAGCAAGCTTCCGGCATTGACTCGGTGGTTATGTACAGCCCCACAATTTTTGAGAAGGCTGGTATAACTAGCGACAACGGTAAGCTTCTGGCCACCATATCTGTTGGGGTCACCAAGACCATCTTCATATTGGTGTCTACCTTCAATATAGACAAGTTCGGAAGGCGGATATTGCTTTTGACAAGCACCGGTGGTCTGGTATGCTCCCTGCTGGGACTGGCCATTGGATTGACGGTGATCGATCAGCATCCGACCGAGAAGCTAACAGGGGCCGTAGCTGTTTGCTTTTTCTGCGTCCTGTCGAGCGTAGCAACTTTCTCGATGGGGATGGGTCCGGTTGCTTGGGTCTATAGCTCGGAGATTTTCCCCCTGAGGTTAAGGGCTCTGGGAAGCGGCTTGGCGGCAGCCATGAACAGGTTGGTCAGCGGGGTCATTCTAATGACCTTCATTTCATTGTACAAGGCCATCACCATAGGCGGGGCATTCTTTTTGTTCGCTGGAATTGCATTCGTggccttcattttcttctttacACTGCTGCCAGAGACGCAGGGCAGAGGCCTTGAGGAGATGGAGGAAATGTTTGGCACCTTTTTCAAGTGGAGGTCCACAGTCAGAGAgttggaggaaagaaagaaattgaaagCTGAAGAGGGGAAGAAGAACGATCTGGCTTAG